CCTCGTCGATCCGGCGACGATCGACTGGCTGACGACCGATTTTTCGGTCGGCGTCCTCACCGGCCGTCCGGCCGCCGAGGCCGACATCGCGCTCGACAGGGTGGGGCTCGACGTGCCCGACGACCATCGGTTCACGATGGACGACCCCGCGCCCGGCAAACCCGATCCGACGGCACTCGTCGCGCTCGCCGAGGAGTTCGACGCCCGGCGGACGGTCTTCGTCGGCGACACGCTCGACGACGTCCGGACGGCAACGAACGCGAACGAGACCGACCCCGACCGCGAGTACCTCGGTATCGGTGTACTGACCGGCGGACTCACTGGCGAACGCGGCCGCGAGAAGTTCGACCGAGCGGGTGCGGAGGCTGTGGTCGAGACGGTGAACGATCTCGACGGACTGCTGGAACCGACGTAATCGGCCATCCCTGCTTGGTGCGAGCCGGGTTTCTGGCGACGTCGTCCGTTTGCGCGTCACATCGTCGAAACACATATTCACCAATCAAACGGGACAATAGCATGGCGAAGTCGCGCTTTCGACAGTTCCTCGCGATGTCGCTGGCTGTCGTGGCGCTCGCGTTCTTCCTCGGCGCGGTCCTCGCACCACCCGACCCGTTCACACAGCTCTACTACACGATCCCGGTTTTGGTGGTCGGCATTCCGTACTCGTACTGGCGTGTCTATCGCGCCGAGGGCGGCGGACGCCCGATCGACCACGGGTGACGCTCGCAACGCTTATTCGCCACACGGAGAAGGGTACGCCATGCGGATCGCACTCCTCGGCGGCACGGGCGACATCGGCGAAGGGCTCGCACTACGATCGACGCGCGACACCGACCACGAGATCGTCGTCGGCTCGCGCGATCCCGAGAAGGCCCGCGATCGCGCCGCGGTCTACGAGGACGAACTCGCGGGTCGCGGCATCGACGCGAAGGTAAACGGGTTCGCGAACCCGATGGCGGCCGATCGTGCGGACGTCGCGGTCGCGTGCGTTCCGGCCTATCACCTCGCCGACACCGTCGAGGCGGTCGCGGATTCGCTCGACGACACCATCCTCGTGAGCCCCGCGGTCGGGATGCAGCGCGACGAGGGCGGGATGCACTACAACCCGCCAGGCGTCGGGAGCGTGACCGCGCTCGCAGCCGACGCCGCGCCCGAGGATGTCCCAGTCGTGGGCGCGTTCCACGGCCTCGCCGCCGGTCGGCTCGCGGACCTCGATTCGGATCTCGGCTGGGACGTGCCCGTCGTCGGTGACGACGAGGCCGCGAAAGCCACCGTGACCGCGCTCGTCGACGCCATCGACGGGCTTCGCGGGCTTGACGCCGGCCCGCTCGCGGCTGCCCCCGAGGTCGAGAGCCTCACACCGCTGCTCATCAACGTCGCAGCCAACAATGAGAGTCTCGCTGACCTCGGCGTGAGGTTCGATTGAAACGGCTACTGCGCTACTGGGATCGATCGCCCGCTCGACGTTCTTCTATTCGCCGTTCTCCTGAGCGTCGACGACGGCGACACCAGCGAGGTTCACGATGTCTTTGACCTCGTCGCCGCGCTGGAGGACGTGAACGGGTTTGTCCATGCCGACCAGCATCGGGCCGATGGCGTCCGCACCACCCAGCCGCTGGAGCAGCTTGTAGCCGATGTTGCCGGCCTCCAGATTCGGGAACACGAGGACGTTCGCGGGCCCGTCGAGATCCGAGAAACCGTAGGTACCCTCCAGGATATCGTCGACGACGGCGGTATCGGCCTGCATCTCGCCGTCGACCGGGAACTCCGCGCTGGGATCGTTGCGGAGCTGTTGTGCAGCATACCGAGGCTTGCGAGTCCCTTCGTTGTCGACGCTACCGAAGTTCGAATACGACAGCAGGGCCGCCCGCGGCTCGACGTTGAACCGCCGGGCGAGATCGGCGGTGTGGCGCGTGATCTCGGCGAGGACGTCCGCGTCGGGGTCCTGATTGACGGTGGCGTCGGCGCAGAACACTACCCGGTTTTTGAACGCGAGCATGTAGACTCCCGCTGCGTACTCGGCGTCGTCGGCGGTGCCGATCAGCTGGAGCGGCGGCCGGAGCGCCGACGGGTAGTCGTGCATTAGGCCGGTCAACATTGCGTCGGCGTCGCCCATCTCGACCATCACACTGCCGAGGTGGTTCTCGTCGCGGGCGAGGTCGGCCGCTTCGGTGCGGGTGACGCCCTTGCGCTTTCTGAGATCGTGGATCCGATCAGCGTAGGGTTCGAGGTCGTCCTCGTAGGGGTCGACGATCTCGGGCTCGAAGTCGAATCCCAGCGACTCCATCGTGGCCCAGATCTGGTCCCGGTCGCCGATGAGGACGGGCGTGGCGATGCCCTGCTCGGCGATCTGGTGGGCGGCGCGGATCATCTTCTCGTCGTCGCCCTCGGCGAGGACCACCCGCTTGGGATCGGCCTTCGCCTTGTTGAGGACGACGCGCATCATCTCACGGGATTTGCCCAGCCTGGCTTCGAGCTCCTCGACGTATTCGTCGGTGTCGAGCTCCGTCCGGGCAGCACCGGAGTCCATCGCCGCCCGCGCCACCGCGGGCGTGACCTCGAAGAGGACGCGGGGATCGACGGGTTTCGGGATGATGTAGTCGGGGCCGTACTGGAGTGGTTGGTCGCCGTAGGCTTTCACGACCGCGTCGGGCACGTCCTGCTGGGCGAGCTCCGCGAGCGCCTCGGCGGCGGCGACCTTCATGGCTTCGTTGATCTCGGTGGCGCGGACGTCGAGCGCGCCCCGGAAGATGAAGGGGAAGCCCAGCACGTTGTTGACCTGGTTGGGGTAATCCGACCGGCCGGTGGCCATGATCACCGTATCGTCGCGGGCGGCTTTGGCCTGCTCGTAGCCGATCTCAGGGTCGGGGTTGGCCATCGCGAAGACGATGGGATCGCTCGCCATCGAGCGCACCATCTCCTCGTCGACGAGTCCGCCGATCGACAACCCGACAAAGACGTCCGCGCCCGCCATCGCGTCCGCGAGATCGCCCTCCGGAACGTCGCGAGCGAACTCGCGTTTGAACTCGTTGACGTCGCCATGCTGGGCGCGTTCTTCGGTGATGATCCCCGAGGAGTCACACATCGTGATGTTCTCCTTACGCGCACCGAGCGAGACGTAGAATCGTGCGGTGGCGATCGCGCTCGCGCCCGCTCCCGAGAAGACGATCTCCAACTCCTCGAGGTCTTTGTCGGCGATGTCGGCGGCGTTCAGCAGCGCCGCGCCGGAGATGATCGCCGTTCCATGTTGATCGTCGTGAAAGACGGGGATCGACATCGACTCTCGCAGGCTCTCCTCGATCTCGAAGCATTCGGGCGCGCTGATGTCTTCGAGATTGATGCCACCGAAGGTGGGCTCCATCGCTTCGACGGTTCGAATGATCTCCTGGGGGTCGGCCTCGTCGAGTTCGATGTCGAAGACGTCGATGTCGGCGAAGCGTTTGAAAAGAACTCCTTTCCCCTCCATCACGGGTTTGGAGGCCTGCGCGCCGATGTCGCCGAGGCCCAACACTGCCGATCCATTGGAGATCACGCCCACCATGTTCCCTTTGGCGGTGTAGGTGTAGGCATCGTCGGGGTCGGCGGCGATCTCCTCACAGGCCGCAGCCACCCCCGGCGAGTACGCCAGCGAGAGGTCTCGCTGGGTGTTGGTGGGTTTGGTGGTGGCGATCTCGATCTTGCCCGGCGGCTCCTGACGGTGGTACTCCAGTGAGTCCTCGTCCAGTCCCATGCCGACCCTCTTCGGGGACGGGGTAAAAAATCTATCCGAAAGAGATTTTCGACGATCGACGAACTACGTGGCCTGTCGTGGAGTGACGCGTGGGTGCGGTTGCGGTCGGCGGTGCGGGCCTGGAGGATGAAGGGCGAGGGTGCGACCGTAGGGAGCGCCCGAGGGCTTCGGCGGTGCTGTGCGGAACGGGTGCGGTGCGGAAAGCGCCAGAAATTCTACCGCGAGCGCCAAAGGCGCTCGCGGGTATTTTTAGTCCAGGTTTTTACAAGGAGTGGTCCCCGCAGCGAGTCGGCGGAGCCGACGAGCGAGGAGACCGACGTGGTTCGAAAGACGCCGGAGGCGTCTTTCGTCATGCCGAGACGGCGGAGCCGTCTCGTAGCACAGTAAAAATGTGGTAGAGATAAGTGCGCTCAGGACGGAGTTCCGTCGATGGGACTCCGATTTCGGCACTTGGCTGCCGTCACCACCGGCATGACGTTCGCGCTCATCCTGCTCGGAGTGTACACCGCCGCGGCGGGCGCGGGACTGTCGTGTGGGGCGCGGTGGCCGCTGTGCAACGGCGCGGTGTTCGGGCTGTTCCCGGCGAACTGGCCGAGCTTCATCGAGTGGTTCCACCGCCTCGTCGCGATGATCACTGGATTCTTCATCCTCGGGACGACCTACGTGGCGTGGCGGGACGGGAAGAGCCGCCGGACCCGCATCGCGAGCACGGTCGCGCTCGTCGTGCTGCCGGTGCAGGTCCTGCTCGGCGGGGCCACCGTGACGATCTACACCGCGCTGGTCCAGGTAACTCACCACGCCGCCGCCCTCGTGATCTTCGCCGCCCTGATCGCCACCACCGTGTGGGCGTACGAAACGCCCGACACCAACCCAACGAGCGCCGGTACCGCCACCGGGATGAGCGCCGACGACTGAGGCGCTCCCCGATCCTGTTTCTCGCCGTTCGGTCGCCCGGCGCTGAACTAACATCCCGTTTTTGTGATCCAGTGTCCAGGGTCGATCGTCGATGCGCGTTTCTGGAAACGCTCTCGTCCGACTCACGGAGTGACGCCGGCGAAAGGTTGAAACGTTCGTTATCCTCACGCAGGGTATGGATCGTAACGATCTGACGACGCGACGCGGGTATCTGAGGGCGACTGGCGCGGGTGTGGCGGCACTATCGCTCGCCGGCTGTGTCGGTGGTGGTGGCGACGGAAACGGCAGCGATGGTGGAAACGAGAGCGGTGGCGGTGGAGGCGGTACCAACGGTAGTGGCGGCGGGGACGGCGGCAACGGAAGCAGTGACAACGCGAGTGACGGAAACGGCAGCGGAAGTGGAAACGAGAGCGGTGGCGACGGGAGTGACGGGAACGAGAGCGGTGATTCGGCCGAACAGGAGACCATCGTGATCGGCTCGGACATCCCGTACAAGCCGTTCGAGTATCGCACGAACGACGACGAACTCGTCGGGTTCGACGTCGGGATCGCCGATGCGGTCTTCGGCGAACAGTTGGGCATGACGCCGAACTTCAAACCCACCGCGTTCGACACCATCATCCCGTCGCTCAACAACGGTAACTTCCGGGTCATCATGAGCGCGATGACGATCAACGACGAGCGCGCACAGAAGGTCGACTTCTCGAACCCGTACTTCACGGCGTATCAGACCATCGTCGTGCTCCAGAACAGCGATATCTCCGCGAAGGAGGATCTGAAAGGCAAGAGCGTCGGCGTCCAGAAGGGGACGACCGGCGAGGGCGCTGCCGAGGGGTTGAAAGAGGAGTTCGACGGCGACCTCACCATCCAGTCCTACGACCAGATCCCCGGCGCGTTCAGCGCACTGAACAACAACCAGGTCGTCGCGGTCATCAACGACAACACCGTCAACGGCCAGTTCGTCGACGAGAACTCGGACATCGCCCGGTTCGTCGAGGGCGAAGGCGAGGCCGCCGATCAGGGCAAGAACGCCCCGCCGTATCTCACCCTCACCGTCGAGGAGTACGGTATCGCCTTCCGGAAGGACGACGATGACCTCAAAAAGCGGGTGAACGAGGCGATCGCTACCATCAGGGACGACGGCACCTACGAGGAGATCTACAACGAGTACTTCGACGCCTGAACCACCAACAGCTATCACTGCGTCCTGCTAACTATCATCAATGACCGAGTCATATTCGGACGCGACCACGACGGACGATACCGGGAATCGGTTGCTCAACGACAACACGCTGAAGTGGGTCGGTGTCGCCGTCGCCGGCGTGTTCACCCTCGGTGTCGCGGCGTTTCTCGCGTACATCGTGATCGTGCAGGTCGACTTCGACCTCCTCGTGGAGGTGGTCCATCCACAGTTCACCGACGCGTTCGTCACGGTGCTTCGCATCGTCGTCATCAGCAGCGTGCTGTCGGTCATCGCCGGCGTCGCCGTCGGTCTCGGGCGTGTCTCCCAGACGCGGTTCACGCGAGCGATCGCGCGCGGGTATATCGAGTTCTTCCGCGGAACGCCGCTGCTCTTCCAGCTGATGGTCATCTTCCTCGGCGTGCCGACGTTCTGGCCGCCGGGCGCGTTCCCGATCACGAACTTCGCGGTGCCCGCGGCCATCATCGGGCTGACGCTGAACCACGCGGCGTACATCGGCGAGGCGATCCGCGGCGGTATCGAGGCCGTGCCGGACGGTCAGATGGAGGCCGCCCGCTCGCTCGGGCTCTCGTACATCCAGTCGATGCGCGAGGTCGTGCTGCCGCAGGCGTGGCGCAACGCCTTGGCAGCCATCGGTAACGACCAGGTCATCCTCGTGAAGGACACCTCGCTGCTGACCGTGATCGCGGTGCCGGAGCTCATCAGCGCGTTCCGGAACGTCAACAGCAACAACTTCGATGCGTGGACCCCGATCGTCATCGTCGCGGTCGCGTATCTCCTGATCACCATCCCGCTCGGCAAGCTCGTCAGCTATCTCGAAGCGCGCGCCGACCCCGCGAGTGATCGACGATGAGCCGGTCACACGACGCGTCGCTCGTCGAGTTCGAGGGCGTGAACAAGTACTTCGGCGAGGCACACGTGCTGACGGACATCGATCTCGCGATCGACGATCAGGAGGTCTGTGTCGTCGTCGGCCCGAGCGGCAGCGGGAAGTCGACGCTGCTGCGGTGTGCAAACAGGTTGGAGGAGATCCAGTCGGGTGACATCCGACTGGCGGGCGAGTCCATTTCAGCTCCGGGCGCGAACGTCGACCGGCTCCGCCAGCGCATCGGGATGGTGTTCCAGAGCTTCAACCTCTTCCCCCACAAGACCGCGCTCGAAAACGTCACGCTCGGCCCGATGAAGGTGCGCGGACTCTCGAAGGCCGAGGCCACCGATCGCGCCGAGGGACTGCTCGATCGAGTCGGGCTCTCGGCCCAGTCCGACTCCTACCCGAACGCGCTTTCGGGTGGTCAACAACAACGGGTCGCGATCGCCCGTGCGCTCGCGATGGAGCCCGAGGTGATGCTGTTCGACGAGGTGACGAGCGCGCTCGACCCCGAGCTCGTCGGTGAGGTGCTCGAAGTGATGCGGGGTCTCGCCGAGGAAGGGATGACGATGATGGTCGTGACCCACCAGATGGGGTTCGCCCGCGAGGTCGGCGACCGCGTCGTCTTGATGTCCGAGGGTCGGATCGTCGAGACCAGCGAGCCGAAACGCTTCTTCTCGGATCCCGACACCGAACGCGGCCAGCAGTTCCTCTCGCGGCTGCTCTGACTACAGCTCGGTGACGACCTCGATCCCCCGCGTTTCGTACTCGTCCATCGCGGCGAGCCGATCGGAAACGTCGTCGAGTCCGACCTCGCGCGTGACGAGGCGGCCGGGGTCGAGAACGTCGCTCTCGACGAGGCGGAGCACCTCGTCGTAGCCCGTCGGCGACAGGCCGCGAACTCCTAAAAAGTCGATCTCTCCCCGGGCGATCGCGTCGGTCGGCAGCGCGATCTCGCCGCGCTCGGCGTCGGTCGTGAGCCCGACCTGGACGTGACGGCCGCGCCGCTGGAGACTCTCGACCGCGTCGCGGCACGTCTCCTGCCGCCCGAGCGCGTCTATCGTGACGTGCGCGCCGCCGTCGGTAAGCGCCGCGATCGCTCCCGGCACGTCGTTCGTTTCTGCTCCGTTCACCGTCTCGGTTGCGCCGATCTCGCTCGCAAGGTCGAGAGTCGCGTTGTCGACGTCGACCGCGACGACCCGTGCGCCGAGCGCGTTCGCGATCTGCACCGCTGAGAGTCCGACGCCGCCACAGCCGAACACCGCGACCCACTCGCCGGCCGCGATGTCGGCGCGGCGGACGAGCGCGTTGAACGCCGTGACGTACCGACAGCCGAGCGCTGCCGCGTCGACCGGCGCGACGCCTTCCCCGAGTGCCGTGAGGTTGTACGCGGCATGGGGGACGTGAACCCGCTCGGCGAACGCTCCCGGTGCAGCGGGCTCGAACCCCAGCGCGCGATCGTCGGGACAGACGTTCCCGTGGCCGGTCACGCACGCCCCGCAGTCACCACACCCGAGATTGAACGGCACCGCGACGCGTTCGCCGCCCTCGAAGGGCGTAACGTGATCGCCGGTTTCGACGATCCGGCCGACGGGTTCGTGACCGAGGATCTGCCCACGAGGAACTTTGTCGTCGGCCCACTCGCCGTGGCCCTGCCACGCGTGCCAGTCGCTCCGGCAGATGCCGCAGGCCTCGACCGCGACCACGGCTCCGTGGTTCTCGACGTCGGGCGGAGCGATCGACTCGATCGCGAGCGGTTCGCCGTACTCGTGGAGGACTGCGGCGCGCATGCGCGGCGTTCGTCCCGGACGGTCAAAAGCCTCGCCGACCGTCACGGGCCAGTTCAGTAGAAGTCCGCGAGACCGGACTGGGAGTCGTCGGCTGCGGAATCGTCGCCAGCGCTCTCGTCCCGGTCGTTCTCGTCTTCTGCATCCGTCGACTCCGCAGCCGTGCCGTCCGTGCTCGACTCGCCATCCGGGTCGTCGCTCGTTTCCGGTTCCTCGGTGGTTCGCGTCGCGCCCTCGAACGCGCCCTCGGCGTGCGAGACCGCCTCCTCGTCGCGGCGTTCCGCGGCGTCGGCGACGATCTTCTGTACTTTGTTGGTATCCTTCCCGCTGCCGGTAATGTGGGCGACGTGCTCGGCGTCGAGATCATATCTGGCGGCCATCGTCACCGTCAGCTCCCGGTTCGTACAGTGGTGGGTCATCGCCGACAAAAATGGCATGACGTCGTTGCGCGCGCTCGCCATGCTCATCCCGCCGGTTTCGGCGATGTGTTGGGCGACGTAATCGCGCTTCTCGCGTGTGCCCCGCGATCGTCCGAGTTTCGACCAGTAGCTCGGCGGGCCGTACCGCGTCCAGCCACCCTTCGGCTCCCGTCTCGCGGCCGCGACGCCCGCCGTCATCGCGTCGCCGGCGTAGCGCCAGTACGAGTAGTCCTGGGTGGCTCGCACCCGCCCGAGCCAGCGGTCGGCGTTCGCGAGGTTGTCGTAGGCGTCGGCGAGTTCAGGCCCGTGAAAGTCCTTCGGGACGTTGTCCTCGATCCAGTTGATGAGGTCGTCGGGGGTCTCGTCGACGTCGTAGGAGGATCGGAGTGCGCTTTCTGCGTCCTCCTCTTTGATGAGCGCGTCGAGGAAATCGAAGATTCCGGTCGTGCGATCGCGGTCGCCGGTGACCACGGCCTCGGCGGTGAGTTTCTCGTTCACCTCCGCGAGCGCCTGGAGGTCGTTGACCGCCCCCCGGAGATCGCCGCTGTTGGCCTCGGCGATCGCCTCCAGGGCGTCGGATTCGTACTCGACGTCCTCCCGGCGGCAGATGTCACGGAGCACGGGCAGGATCGAGCGTGCCCCGACGTCTCGGAACTCGATCGTCTCGCAGGCGTTGCGGAGGGAGTTCGACATGTCGTAGAACTCGTTGGCGATGAGGATCATCGGCTGGCCGGCCTCCTTCACGAGGCTCGTGATCGCGCGCGAGCCGCCACGGTCGACGTTCCCGTGGAGGTTGTCGGCCTCGTCCATGACGACGAGCCGTCGGCCCGCCCCACCCTCGGTGAGCGTGCCGGATTTGGCGGCCTCGCCCGCGATCCGCTCGACGACCGCCTTCGTGCGCTGGTCGGAGGCGTTGAGCTCGATCGTCGGCCAGTCCATGTCGGCCGCGAGCGCGTGGGCTGCCGAGGTCTTCCCGACGCCTGGCGCGCCGTGGAGAATGACGGCTTCTCCATGTGCGTCCCACGTCTCGGCCCACTCGGCGAGTGCATCTCGGGCTTTGTTGTTGCCACGCACTTCCGAGAGCGTCGACGGACGATACTTCTCGGTCCAATCAACCATTGTCGGCGTTACACGCGAACCGTGGTTAGGTGTTCCGAACGAACTCGAAGTGCGTCGAGAGCGGGATGCGTTCCATCAGTCGAACCGCGTGTTCGGCCGCTCGAACCCGCGCGCGAACGTCTCCTCGTCGATCGTCAGCACCGTCGGCCGGCCGTGCGGGCACGCGAACGGCTGCTCGCACGCGCCGAGGCGTTCGACCAGCCTGGCGGCGTCCTCGCCGGTGAGGGAGTCGCCGGCTTTGAGCGAGGGGTGACACGCGACATCCTTCAAAAGTTCCTCGCGTGGGTTTTCTGGCCCGTCGCCAGCGAGGAACGCGTCGAGCACGTCGTGAACGGCCGACGGTTCCGCGACGCGGCCGAGCGGCGCGGGCAGTCCCGTCGCCCGGTACGCTCCGCTATCGGCTTCGATCCGAAAGCCGAGCGCGTCGAGGGCCTCGGCGTTGGCGTCCACGAGCGCTGCCTCCGCGGCCGTCAGCGAGAGCGACGTCGGCTCGATCGGAACCGAATCGATCCCGTCGTCGAGCGCTTCCCGGAGGCGTTCGAAGTTGATCCGCTCGTGGGCGGCGTGCTGGTCGACCACGAGGAGATCGTCGTCGGCCTCGCACAGGAGGTAGAGGTCGCGGAACTGGCCGATGACCCCGATCGCGTCGAACGTCGACTCGCACGCGGGCTCGCCGAGCGACGAGTCGAGATCGAACGCGATCTCTCCCGTGTGTGCGAGGTCCTGAGTCGCGAGCGCCGCCGAGACGGCCTGCTCGACCACCTCGGCGACTGCATCCGGATCGGCGAACGCGACTTCGTCCTTCGATGGATGGACGTTGACGTCGACCTGCTCCGGTGGCAAAGCGACGTCGACCACGGCGATCGGATACCGATCGTCGGGCAGCAGACTACCGTACCCCCGCGTCACGGCGTTCCTGACGGTCGTGTCGTCGAGCGCGCGGCCGTTGATCGCGGTGGTGACGTGTGCCGGCGTCGACCGAGTGATGGAGGGATAGACCACGAGCCCGCTCACGCTGACCCCGTCGGACGACTGGTTGTCGCCACCCTCGTCTTCGTCTCCCCGACGGAACACGGTGCTCTGGCTCGCCGCCTCGCGGTCGTACACCCCGAGGATCGCGTCGGTGTAGCTCATCGAACCAGGAGTCGAGAGGACAGTTCTATCGTCGTGGGTCAGCGAGAATCGCACGTCTGGATGGGTCAGCGCGTAGTCCGAAACCGTCTCGCTGATCCGGGCGAACTCGCGTTTCGGCGTGGCGAGGGACTTCCGGCGTACCGGCGTGTTGGCGAACAGATCGGTGGCCGAGACCGTGGTGCCGACCGCCCGGCCCGCCGGCCCCGTCGTTTTCTCCTCGCCATCGACGACGACCCGTGTGCCGGCCGCTCCGCTCTCTTCGGCCTTCGTGGTGAGTTCGAGGCGCGCGACCTGCGCGATGCTCGGCAGCGCTTCGCCCCGGAAACCGAGGGTCGCGACGCGCTCGACGTCGTCCACGTCGTGAATCTTGCTTGTTGCGTGGCGCTCGACGGCGAGGCGGGCGTCGGCCTCGGTCATCCCGTGGCCGTCGTCCGCGACCTGGACGAGATCGAGACCTGCGTTCTCGACGGCGATCTCGATGCTGTCAGCGCCGGCGTCGAGCGCGTTCTCCACGAGTTCGGTCACGACGCTCGCAGGCCTGGTGACGACCTCGCCGGCCGCGATGCGTTCGATCGTTACCGTACTGAGTTCAGTGATTCTCGTCATCGAGTCGGCGTTTGAGCCCGTCGAGCCGGACGAGCGCCTCCACGGGCGTCGTCTCGGCGATCCGTAGGCTCCGTAGTTCGGCTACGATCTCGGCGCGGATAGCGGCTTCGTCCCGGTCGGTTTCGGCCGCGGAATCGGCGTCGGCACGGCCGCTGCTGTCGTCCGCTTCACCACCGTGGCCGCCGTCAGCAGGGCCGCCGTCATCGTGGCCATCTCGCTTGTCGTCTCCACTCGGTCGATCCCGGCCGGCGGTCCCCGACACGAGGTCGCGTGAGCGCTCGACGACCGGATCGGGAACGCCCGCCATCCGTGCGACGTCGACCCCGTAGGATGCCGAGGCGGCCCCCTCGGTCACCGTGTGAAGGAACGTCACCTCTCCGTCGGTTCGATCGGCGGCGAACTGGAGGGTCTGGACGCCGTCGAGCTCCGCAGCAATCTCTGTGAGATCGTGGTAGTGAGTCGCAAACAGCGTGGTCGCACCGATCTCGTCGTGGATGAACTCCGTCACCGCTCTGGCGATCGCTTCGCCGTCGGTGGTGCTGGTCCCCCGACCTACTTCATCGAGGAGGACGAGCGAATCCGCGGTCGCGCCGTGGAGGATGTCGGTGAGTTCGCTCATCTCGCGCATGAACGTCGACTGGCCGCCCGCGATGTCGTCGCTCGCGCCGACTCGTGTGAACACTCGGTCGACGATCGGGAGGCGTACCTCCTGGGCCGGCACGAAACTCCCCATCTGGGCGAGGATCGCGATCAGCGCGATCTGGCGCATGTACGTCGATTTGCCCGCCATGTTCGGCCCGGTCACGATGGCGAACGGTTCCTCGCACAGGTCGGCGTCGTTCGGCACGAACTCGGCGTGGCGTTCGACCACCGGATGCCGGCCGTCGCGGATCGCGATACCGTCGTTGCCGAATTCGGGCCGGGCGTAGTCGTTCTCGACGGCGATGTCCGCGAGCGTACAGAGCACGTCGAGGGTCGCGAGATGGTCGGCGAGGTGCTGGACGCGGTCGGTTTCGGCGGCGATCTCGTCCCGGATGTCGGTAAAGAGCTGGTGTTCGCGCGAATCGGCGCGCTCGGCCGCACCGAGGATTTCGTCCTCGCGGCGCTCGAGTTCGGGCGTGTAGAACCGCTCCGAGTTCTTGAGCGTCTGCCGGCGGGTGTACTCCTCGGGCACCGCATCGAGGTTCGCGTTCGTGACCTCGATGTAGTAGCCGTGGACCTCGGTGTGACCCACCGACAGCGAGTCGATCCCGGTCCGCTCGCGTTCGCGGTCTTCGAGGCTCGCCACCCACTC
Above is a window of Halococcus salifodinae DSM 8989 DNA encoding:
- a CDS encoding zinc-binding dehydrogenase; translated protein: MRAAVLHEYGEPLAIESIAPPDVENHGAVVAVEACGICRSDWHAWQGHGEWADDKVPRGQILGHEPVGRIVETGDHVTPFEGGERVAVPFNLGCGDCGACVTGHGNVCPDDRALGFEPAAPGAFAERVHVPHAAYNLTALGEGVAPVDAAALGCRYVTAFNALVRRADIAAGEWVAVFGCGGVGLSAVQIANALGARVVAVDVDNATLDLASEIGATETVNGAETNDVPGAIAALTDGGAHVTIDALGRQETCRDAVESLQRRGRHVQVGLTTDAERGEIALPTDAIARGEIDFLGVRGLSPTGYDEVLRLVESDVLDPGRLVTREVGLDDVSDRLAAMDEYETRGIEVVTEL
- a CDS encoding COX15/CtaA family protein, which codes for MGLRFRHLAAVTTGMTFALILLGVYTAAAGAGLSCGARWPLCNGAVFGLFPANWPSFIEWFHRLVAMITGFFILGTTYVAWRDGKSRRTRIASTVALVVLPVQVLLGGATVTIYTALVQVTHHAAALVIFAALIATTVWAYETPDTNPTSAGTATGMSADD
- a CDS encoding DUF7534 family protein, giving the protein MAKSRFRQFLAMSLAVVALAFFLGAVLAPPDPFTQLYYTIPVLVVGIPYSYWRVYRAEGGGRPIDHG
- the npdG gene encoding NADPH-dependent F420 reductase, whose translation is MRIALLGGTGDIGEGLALRSTRDTDHEIVVGSRDPEKARDRAAVYEDELAGRGIDAKVNGFANPMAADRADVAVACVPAYHLADTVEAVADSLDDTILVSPAVGMQRDEGGMHYNPPGVGSVTALAADAAPEDVPVVGAFHGLAAGRLADLDSDLGWDVPVVGDDEAAKATVTALVDAIDGLRGLDAGPLAAAPEVESLTPLLINVAANNESLADLGVRFD
- a CDS encoding amino acid ABC transporter ATP-binding protein; the encoded protein is MSRSHDASLVEFEGVNKYFGEAHVLTDIDLAIDDQEVCVVVGPSGSGKSTLLRCANRLEEIQSGDIRLAGESISAPGANVDRLRQRIGMVFQSFNLFPHKTALENVTLGPMKVRGLSKAEATDRAEGLLDRVGLSAQSDSYPNALSGGQQQRVAIARALAMEPEVMLFDEVTSALDPELVGEVLEVMRGLAEEGMTMMVVTHQMGFAREVGDRVVLMSEGRIVETSEPKRFFSDPDTERGQQFLSRLL
- a CDS encoding amino acid ABC transporter permease — translated: MTESYSDATTTDDTGNRLLNDNTLKWVGVAVAGVFTLGVAAFLAYIVIVQVDFDLLVEVVHPQFTDAFVTVLRIVVISSVLSVIAGVAVGLGRVSQTRFTRAIARGYIEFFRGTPLLFQLMVIFLGVPTFWPPGAFPITNFAVPAAIIGLTLNHAAYIGEAIRGGIEAVPDGQMEAARSLGLSYIQSMREVVLPQAWRNALAAIGNDQVILVKDTSLLTVIAVPELISAFRNVNSNNFDAWTPIVIVAVAYLLITIPLGKLVSYLEARADPASDRR
- a CDS encoding NADP-dependent malic enzyme codes for the protein MGLDEDSLEYHRQEPPGKIEIATTKPTNTQRDLSLAYSPGVAAACEEIAADPDDAYTYTAKGNMVGVISNGSAVLGLGDIGAQASKPVMEGKGVLFKRFADIDVFDIELDEADPQEIIRTVEAMEPTFGGINLEDISAPECFEIEESLRESMSIPVFHDDQHGTAIISGAALLNAADIADKDLEELEIVFSGAGASAIATARFYVSLGARKENITMCDSSGIITEERAQHGDVNEFKREFARDVPEGDLADAMAGADVFVGLSIGGLVDEEMVRSMASDPIVFAMANPDPEIGYEQAKAARDDTVIMATGRSDYPNQVNNVLGFPFIFRGALDVRATEINEAMKVAAAEALAELAQQDVPDAVVKAYGDQPLQYGPDYIIPKPVDPRVLFEVTPAVARAAMDSGAARTELDTDEYVEELEARLGKSREMMRVVLNKAKADPKRVVLAEGDDEKMIRAAHQIAEQGIATPVLIGDRDQIWATMESLGFDFEPEIVDPYEDDLEPYADRIHDLRKRKGVTRTEAADLARDENHLGSVMVEMGDADAMLTGLMHDYPSALRPPLQLIGTADDAEYAAGVYMLAFKNRVVFCADATVNQDPDADVLAEITRHTADLARRFNVEPRAALLSYSNFGSVDNEGTRKPRYAAQQLRNDPSAEFPVDGEMQADTAVVDDILEGTYGFSDLDGPANVLVFPNLEAGNIGYKLLQRLGGADAIGPMLVGMDKPVHVLQRGDEVKDIVNLAGVAVVDAQENGE
- a CDS encoding basic amino acid ABC transporter substrate-binding protein, which translates into the protein MDRNDLTTRRGYLRATGAGVAALSLAGCVGGGGDGNGSDGGNESGGGGGGTNGSGGGDGGNGSSDNASDGNGSGSGNESGGDGSDGNESGDSAEQETIVIGSDIPYKPFEYRTNDDELVGFDVGIADAVFGEQLGMTPNFKPTAFDTIIPSLNNGNFRVIMSAMTINDERAQKVDFSNPYFTAYQTIVVLQNSDISAKEDLKGKSVGVQKGTTGEGAAEGLKEEFDGDLTIQSYDQIPGAFSALNNNQVVAVINDNTVNGQFVDENSDIARFVEGEGEAADQGKNAPPYLTLTVEEYGIAFRKDDDDLKKRVNEAIATIRDDGTYEEIYNEYFDA